A genomic segment from Amphiura filiformis chromosome 10, Afil_fr2py, whole genome shotgun sequence encodes:
- the LOC140162173 gene encoding methylthioribose transporter-like, translated as MNWLRDVGRAVRRKKHVSSTQQPSILVRCLSTADLSFVGIGCMLGSGVYILTGEVAAEMAGPAAIISFLIAGIVALFSALCYTECATRFPETGASYLYAYVSLGELIGFLIGWNAIIIRILAVSFVSRGWSAYFDNVIGARVLNFTMDVLLDGAEWEVPLVSSYPDILAGVVSLSATVLVALGTELSAKTGRVFVLINIATVLMVIAVAFVYADYSHLVKHGGFAPMGYGGIIKGAAAGFAGYSGFEAIAFAAEEAKDPKKGLPISVGLSFVTAILVYMGGAFAITVLADWQNINAASPFVSAFEAVDAKWMSIVIAVGALCSMTGGLIACAYCFARAIFVMGRDGLIPAIFARTSTTSHTPTVATMFGGIISVIASIFVNFVALIEFLSLMIFVEFVIVAMACILMRYNPTRDHCGKERNIEHVVQEQKQRQTCNKELSGEINNDMTYQSDNDQHSTSSSTDVQAPRFASEEITPAEMDKRRPTVTAIIEGHEQSCEYNKDLPAESEVNNHDVANGRSCNRFSASINNESIGELTPLLGSLPPTSSQILCQSEKKPGRLLWSSDNPVKTVLSSLLVFIVSTIVIVWIVSYKMEEIRGDNDVLTFILMVAAMLAVTGCVPLFMLKQYTDEIPFKVPLMPFIPLLSIVSNIILMMRFEPLTWIELGVWTAIGLVVYFVYGIRHSKEAGILPITPNRYTQASKTYS; from the exons GTATCGTCGCCTTGTTTTCGGCTTTGTGCTACACAGAGTGCGCTACCAGATTCCCTGAAACAGGCGCCTCTTACCTATACGCTTACGTCAGTTTGGGTGAACTTATCGGCTTTTTGATTGGTTGGAACGCCATCATAATTCGAATTCTTGCTGTGTCATTTGTATCACGTGGCTGGAGCGCCTATTTTGACAATGTCATCGGAGCACgtgttttaaattttacaatgGATGTGCTGCTTGATGGAGCCGAATGGGAAGTGCCTTTGGTATCCTCGTACCCTGATATTTTGGCTGGTGTAGTGTCATTATCGGCAACAGTTTTAGTCGCACTTGGTACGGAACTGTCGGCCAAAACCGGTCGTGTTTTTGTTCTCATCAACATCGCAACCGTGCTGATGGTGATCGCCGTGGCTTTTGTATATGCGGACTACAGTCACTTGGTTAAACATGGTGGGTTTGCACCGATGGGATATGGAGGCATTATCAAAGGAGCGGCTGCTGGTTTTGCAG GCTACAGTGGTTTTGAAGCTATCGCCTTTGCAGCCGAGGAAGCTAAAGATCCGAAGAAAGGTTTGCCGATTTCAGTTGGGCTGTCCTTTGTCACTGCTATACTGGTTTACATGGGTGGAGCCTTTGCCATCACTGTATTGGCGGACTGGCAAAACATAAATGCTGCTTCTCCATTTGTGTCAGCTTTTGAAGCG GTTGATGCAAAGTGGATGTCAATCGTCATCGCCGTTGGTGCTCTCTGCAGCATGACAGGTGGCCTTATTGCCTGTGCCTATTGCTTTGCTCGTGCCATCTTCGTCATGGGAAGAGATGGATTAATACCCGCCATTTTTGCCCGAACCAGTACTACTTCTCACACTCCAACAGTGGCTACTATGTTTGGTGGAATCATATCTGTAATCGCAAGTATCTTCGTCAATTTCGTAGCTTTAATCGAGTTCTTATCATTGATGATATTCGTCGAATTCGTCATTGTTGCTATGGCATGTATACTTATGAGATATAACCCAACGCGAGATCATTGTGGAAAAGAACGCAACATAGAACACGTTGTTCAAGAACAGAAACAAAGACAGACATGCAATAAAGAACTTTCAGGAGAAATAAATAACGACATGACATATCAAAGCGATAACGACCAGCATTCTACAAGTAGCAGCACGGATGTTCAAGCACCTCGCTTTGCTTCAGAAGAAATTACCCCCGCTGAAATGGACAAACGTCGTCCAACTGTCACAGCAATAATCGAAGGACATGAGCAAAGCTGTGAATACAATAAGGACCTGCCAGCTGAATCTGAAGTGAATAACCACGATGTTGCAAATGGGCGCAGTTGCAACCGATTTAGCGCTAGTATAAATAATGAGAGCATCGGCGAACTGACGCCTCTTCTAGGGTCCTTACCACCAACGTCATCTCAAATACTATGTCAGTCGGAAAAGAAACCCGGTCGACTACTTTGGAGCAGCGATAACCCCGTAAAAACGGTGTTATCGTCTTTGCTGGTTTTTATCGTTAGTACCATTGTCATAGTTTGGATTGTATCGTATAAGATGGAGGAGATCAGAGGAGATAATGACGTACTCACATTTATCCTGATGGTAGCTGCAATGTTAGCTGTTACAGGGTGTGTTCCGCTGTTCATGCTGAAGCAGTATACGGACGAGATCCCATTCAAG GTTCCTTTGATGCCTTTTATTCCACTTCTAAGCATCGTTTCCAATATCATCCTGATGATGAGATTCGAACCCCTCACCTGGATAGAACTTGGTGTCTGGACCGCAATAG GACTTGTTGTCTACTTCGTGTATGGAATACGGCATAGTAAGGAAGCAGGTATACTGCCAATCACACCAAACCGTTACACCCAGGCTAGCAAGACATATTCGTGA